The following proteins come from a genomic window of Mycolicibacterium rufum:
- a CDS encoding HhH-GPD-type base excision DNA repair protein → MTANLCLTQESGADQLLSDNPFALLVGMLLDQQIPMEVAFGGPKKIADRIGGFDAATIADYDPDDFAALCSQTPAIHRFPGSMSKRVQALAQVIVDEYGGDATALWSDGADGADVLRRLKALPGFGEQKAKIFLALLGKQYGVTPSGWRAAAGDYGKAGSHMSVADVKDAGSLQKVRSYKKEMKAAAKAAKA, encoded by the coding sequence ATGACTGCCAATCTCTGCCTCACGCAGGAGTCCGGGGCTGACCAGCTTCTCTCGGATAACCCCTTCGCGCTGCTGGTCGGCATGCTGCTCGATCAGCAGATCCCGATGGAGGTCGCGTTCGGCGGGCCGAAGAAGATCGCCGATCGCATCGGGGGCTTCGACGCCGCCACGATCGCCGACTACGACCCCGACGATTTCGCCGCGCTGTGCTCGCAAACGCCTGCGATACACCGGTTTCCGGGATCGATGTCCAAGCGGGTGCAGGCGCTGGCGCAGGTGATCGTCGACGAGTACGGCGGCGATGCGACCGCGCTGTGGTCCGACGGCGCGGACGGCGCCGACGTGCTGCGGCGCCTCAAGGCGCTGCCCGGTTTCGGTGAGCAGAAGGCCAAGATCTTCCTCGCGCTGCTGGGTAAGCAGTACGGCGTGACGCCGTCGGGGTGGCGTGCGGCGGCCGGCGACTACGGCAAGGCGGGCAGTCACATGTCGGTCGCCGACGTGAAGGACGCCGGGTCGCTGCAGAAGGTGCGTTCGTACAAGAAGGAGATGAAGGCGGCGGCGAAGGCGGCCAAGGCCTGA
- a CDS encoding recombinase family protein: MTVTLGYATAGRPCGDLEDQLAELAAAGVDPRRIFTDRTAGSADKMRAGLLAMLSYARSGDVVVVVALEQLGRSVAEVAQTVADLTTRGITLRCLRTGLDTASATGRVVAGVLTDLAALDAVSDGETAHRS, translated from the coding sequence GTGACGGTCACGCTGGGGTATGCGACGGCCGGTCGGCCGTGCGGGGACCTGGAGGACCAGCTGGCCGAACTCGCCGCCGCGGGGGTGGACCCGCGCCGGATCTTCACCGACAGGACGGCCGGCTCGGCGGACAAGATGCGGGCGGGCCTGCTGGCGATGCTCAGCTACGCGCGCTCCGGTGACGTCGTGGTGGTCGTGGCCCTGGAACAGCTCGGCCGTTCGGTGGCCGAGGTGGCCCAGACGGTCGCCGACCTGACGACACGCGGAATCACGTTGCGCTGCTTGCGAACCGGCCTCGACACCGCCAGCGCGACGGGCCGGGTGGTGGCCGGCGTGTTGACCGATCTGGCGGCGCTGGACGCCGTCAGCGACGGCGAGACTGCGCACAGATCGTGA
- a CDS encoding nitroreductase family protein gives MDTYQVMRTTGAVRRFTGDPLPDDVLHRILDHARFAPTGGNRQGVRVIVLRERDTREKLAALSATGARRYLAQAAHGEAPWNPVHPTDVSAEQLAATEVPAEMTAPLLTAAVVLVVCVDLGVVAAMDQDLDRIGLIAGASVYPFVWNVLLAARNEGFGGVLTTMAVAEEPRVQQLLGIPADHAVAAVVPLGRPQRQVRTLTRKAVEEFTTSERFDGASFLPGAPAS, from the coding sequence ATGGACACCTACCAGGTGATGCGCACGACGGGTGCGGTCCGCCGGTTCACCGGGGACCCACTGCCCGACGACGTGCTCCACCGGATCCTCGACCATGCTCGGTTCGCCCCGACCGGGGGCAACCGCCAGGGCGTGCGGGTGATCGTGCTGCGCGAAAGGGACACCCGCGAGAAACTCGCGGCGCTCAGCGCGACCGGCGCCCGCCGCTACCTCGCCCAGGCCGCCCACGGCGAAGCACCGTGGAACCCGGTGCACCCCACCGACGTCTCCGCCGAGCAACTCGCCGCCACCGAGGTGCCCGCGGAGATGACGGCGCCGCTGCTCACCGCGGCGGTGGTGCTCGTGGTGTGCGTCGATCTCGGCGTGGTGGCGGCGATGGACCAGGACCTCGACCGCATCGGGCTCATCGCCGGGGCGTCGGTGTACCCGTTCGTCTGGAACGTGCTGCTGGCCGCCCGCAACGAAGGTTTCGGGGGCGTGCTCACCACGATGGCCGTCGCCGAGGAGCCGCGGGTGCAGCAGCTGCTCGGCATCCCCGCCGACCACGCCGTGGCCGCGGTGGTCCCGCTCGGCAGGCCTCAGCGCCAGGTGCGGACGCTGACCCGTAAGGCGGTTGAGGAGTTCACGACGTCGGAGCGGTTCGACGGCGCGTCATTTCTGCCGGGCGCGCCCGCATCGTGA
- a CDS encoding DUF1059 domain-containing protein, with protein sequence MKTHLNCPCGEAIQGKDEDDLVEKAQAHLSEVHPGREYDRDAILFMAY encoded by the coding sequence ATGAAGACGCATCTGAACTGCCCCTGCGGCGAGGCGATCCAGGGCAAGGACGAGGACGACCTGGTCGAGAAGGCCCAGGCGCATCTGTCAGAGGTGCACCCCGGCCGTGAGTACGACCGCGACGCCATCCTGTTCATGGCCTACTGA
- a CDS encoding Rv1157c family protein, with the protein MSTIRTMLTTALAVSSSTALLAVGVTGVAHADPAAPLPIDGLQAPGLPAVQSIGPVIQQAAADPTNAASMLMAAAAVFAGDAAAPAPSRDVATAVNQFVQPVAHVPATGAVPGTDAHLPAGVNPQYAVGPVQDAAPEVAHVVTPQALPGPPPAPGPDPVAPPAADPAAPPAPGPVAAPVAATTPGPPGFGPNAPVTQDFLYPSISNGCLADGGNVLATAISVAGPATIPLPGPGPGQTAYVFTAVGTPGPAAEQKLPLNATWVNLTTGKSGSVTLKPRPDMNPNGPTTLTAIADTGSGSIMSTVFGQVTTTEKQCQFMPTIGSTVVP; encoded by the coding sequence ATGTCAACGATCAGGACGATGCTCACCACCGCACTGGCGGTGAGTTCATCGACCGCGTTGCTGGCGGTCGGCGTGACCGGCGTCGCTCACGCCGACCCGGCGGCGCCACTGCCGATCGACGGGTTGCAGGCTCCGGGCCTGCCCGCGGTGCAGAGCATCGGACCCGTCATCCAGCAGGCCGCCGCCGATCCGACCAATGCCGCCTCGATGCTGATGGCCGCGGCCGCGGTGTTCGCCGGCGACGCCGCCGCCCCGGCGCCGTCGCGGGACGTCGCGACGGCGGTCAACCAGTTCGTGCAACCCGTCGCGCACGTGCCGGCGACGGGTGCGGTGCCGGGCACCGACGCGCACCTGCCCGCCGGGGTGAACCCGCAGTACGCCGTCGGACCGGTGCAGGACGCGGCACCCGAGGTGGCGCATGTCGTCACGCCGCAGGCCCTGCCCGGTCCCCCGCCGGCGCCGGGACCTGACCCCGTCGCCCCTCCGGCCGCGGACCCGGCAGCGCCGCCGGCCCCCGGCCCGGTGGCCGCGCCCGTCGCGGCGACGACACCCGGGCCGCCCGGGTTCGGGCCGAATGCACCGGTCACGCAGGACTTCCTGTATCCGTCGATCAGCAACGGCTGCCTCGCCGACGGCGGCAACGTGCTCGCGACCGCCATCTCGGTGGCGGGTCCGGCCACGATTCCGCTGCCCGGCCCGGGCCCCGGCCAGACCGCGTACGTGTTCACCGCGGTCGGCACCCCGGGTCCCGCGGCCGAGCAGAAGCTGCCGCTGAACGCCACGTGGGTGAACCTGACGACGGGCAAGTCGGGCAGCGTCACGCTCAAGCCCCGGCCCGACATGAATCCCAACGGCCCGACGACACTGACGGCCATCGCCGACACGGGCTCGGGCAGCATCATGTCGACGGTCTTCGGTCAGGTCACCACCACCGAGAAGCAGTGCCAGTTCATGCCGACGATCGGCTCCACCGTCGTCCCCTGA
- a CDS encoding mannosyltransferase: MARVLGIDTIDATPGSRWAARLSAAAPALLILSIGARLAWTYLLPNGANFVDLHVYVGGAAALEHPGTLYDYVYADQTPDFPLPFTYPPFAAVVFYPLHLLPFGLVAFLWSVGIVAALYGVVRLSQRLLTAESAPGDRRTAMLWTAVGIWTEPLRSTFDYGQVNVVLVLAVLYAVYSTRWWVSGLLVGLAAGIKLTPAVSGLYFAGARRWATVVFSAVVFAATVLVSIAVVGGQARYYFTDLLGDARRVGPVGTSFNQSWRGGISRILGHDAGYGPVVVAGIVVTAVLAVLAWRAVGGATDRLGAIVIVSLFGLLLSPISWTHHWVWLIPLMIWLLHGPLRHQTGARVLGWGWLALTLIGVPWLLSFAQPTIWTIPRPWYLAWAGLVYIVATLATLAWIASRAGRRSRAPSPHPCP, translated from the coding sequence ATCGCTAGAGTTCTCGGCATCGACACCATCGACGCGACACCCGGCTCGCGGTGGGCGGCCCGGCTGTCCGCCGCAGCCCCCGCGCTGCTGATCCTGAGCATCGGCGCCCGGCTGGCGTGGACCTATCTGCTGCCCAACGGCGCCAACTTCGTCGACCTGCACGTCTACGTCGGCGGCGCGGCCGCGCTCGAGCACCCCGGCACGCTCTACGACTACGTCTACGCCGACCAGACCCCGGACTTCCCGCTGCCGTTCACGTATCCGCCGTTCGCCGCGGTGGTGTTCTATCCGCTGCACCTGCTGCCGTTCGGCCTGGTGGCTTTCCTGTGGTCGGTCGGCATCGTCGCCGCGCTCTACGGCGTGGTGCGGCTCAGCCAGCGACTGCTGACCGCGGAATCGGCGCCGGGGGACCGGCGGACCGCGATGCTGTGGACCGCGGTCGGTATCTGGACCGAACCGCTGCGCAGCACCTTCGACTACGGCCAGGTGAACGTCGTACTGGTGCTGGCCGTGCTGTACGCGGTGTACAGCACGCGGTGGTGGGTGTCGGGGCTGCTGGTCGGTCTGGCCGCCGGGATCAAGCTGACGCCGGCCGTGTCGGGTCTGTACTTCGCCGGCGCCCGCCGATGGGCGACGGTGGTGTTCTCCGCCGTAGTGTTCGCCGCGACGGTCCTGGTGTCGATCGCGGTGGTCGGCGGGCAGGCCCGGTACTACTTCACGGATCTGCTCGGCGACGCCCGGCGTGTCGGTCCGGTCGGCACGTCGTTCAACCAGTCCTGGCGCGGTGGTATCTCCCGCATCCTCGGTCACGACGCCGGCTACGGACCCGTCGTCGTCGCCGGCATCGTGGTGACCGCGGTGCTCGCGGTGCTCGCCTGGCGCGCGGTCGGCGGGGCCACCGACCGGCTCGGCGCCATCGTCATCGTGTCGCTGTTCGGTCTGCTGCTCTCGCCGATCTCGTGGACCCACCACTGGGTGTGGCTGATCCCGCTGATGATCTGGCTGCTGCACGGGCCGCTGCGCCACCAGACCGGCGCGCGCGTGCTCGGCTGGGGCTGGCTCGCGCTGACGTTGATCGGGGTGCCGTGGCTGCTGAGCTTCGCCCAGCCCACCATCTGGACCATCCCGCGGCCCTGGTATCTGGCGTGGGCAGGCCTGGTCTACATCGTCGCCACGCTGGCGACGCTGGCCTGGATCGCTAGCCGAGCAGGGCGTCGATCTCGCGCGCCATCGCCACATCCTTGTCCGTGA
- a CDS encoding 4a-hydroxytetrahydrobiopterin dehydratase, which translates to MAVLSDDQVDAALPELDGWERADGALRRSVTFPGFLDGIEAVRRVAERAEAADHHPDIDIRWRTVTFVLVTHSEGGITDKDVAMAREIDALLG; encoded by the coding sequence ATGGCTGTGTTATCGGACGATCAGGTCGATGCCGCCCTGCCCGAGCTCGATGGTTGGGAGCGCGCCGACGGGGCACTGCGCCGCAGCGTGACGTTCCCGGGATTCCTCGACGGCATCGAGGCGGTGCGCCGGGTGGCTGAACGCGCGGAGGCCGCCGACCACCACCCTGACATCGACATCCGTTGGCGCACTGTCACCTTCGTGTTGGTCACGCACTCCGAAGGTGGCATCACGGACAAGGATGTGGCGATGGCGCGCGAGATCGACGCCCTGCTCGGCTAG
- a CDS encoding (deoxy)nucleoside triphosphate pyrophosphohydrolase, whose protein sequence is MSTLVVVAGALIEQGMLLVAQRVRPPELAGRWELPGGKVAPGESDADALARELREELGIDVAVGSRLGADVALNPTTTLRAYLVTRTDGVAHPHDHRALRWVGGDDLDGLGWVPADRAWLPELSALLRT, encoded by the coding sequence ATGTCCACCCTCGTTGTCGTCGCCGGAGCGCTGATCGAGCAGGGCATGCTGCTGGTCGCCCAGCGGGTGCGGCCGCCGGAGCTGGCCGGGCGCTGGGAACTGCCCGGGGGCAAGGTGGCGCCGGGGGAGAGCGACGCCGACGCGCTCGCGCGGGAACTCCGCGAGGAACTGGGGATCGACGTGGCGGTGGGCTCACGGCTGGGTGCTGACGTCGCGCTGAACCCGACGACGACGCTGCGGGCCTATCTCGTCACGCGGACCGACGGCGTCGCGCACCCGCACGATCACCGCGCGCTGCGCTGGGTCGGCGGCGACGATCTCGACGGGCTGGGCTGGGTGCCCGCGGACCGGGCGTGGCTGCCCGAATTGTCGGCGCTGCTGCGGACCTAG
- a CDS encoding PucR family transcriptional regulator, producing the protein MTDPRDAGAAAPTVRDLLDGSRLGLIEPPGGAQDLDRPISWVHTTELRDPARYLRGGELVCTVGLLLQTPQDCRTFADALARSHVAGVCFGTGDGHDTVPAELLSRCRGHGLPVLVAPQDVPFETVSRFVADYRFGTELAVARATNALVPEMISSLRRRESVRRLLDRAGDLMGCYFILDEQETRPPAADDTAEATVAVPDLGTLVWIGRGARPDPSLLELIARFVQAAQSEHDIEAALTRERVGQLLSLVERRMLLPDALHQLVGWPEAPSATVRCSAWPGGAGVLVSLAFPDALVGDAPDVCLMLTAAGPVDPAAETLSLPSGHSAEVPITELGPAITQARIALSLAHQHGGSVGPDQLSTLDSLIEQLPGAQLTPFVAQLIEPLERLDRDRGTQHVRTLRAFLAANGSLSETARELFLHTNTVRHRLGRIHEITGRDPLSFDDQTAFAIGLRAHDRSAGVPRDQG; encoded by the coding sequence ATGACCGACCCGCGGGACGCCGGCGCGGCCGCGCCGACCGTGCGCGACCTGCTGGACGGTTCGCGGTTGGGTCTGATCGAGCCCCCCGGCGGGGCGCAGGACCTGGACCGGCCGATCAGCTGGGTGCACACCACCGAACTACGAGACCCGGCGCGCTACCTGCGCGGGGGCGAACTCGTCTGCACCGTGGGTCTGCTGCTGCAGACCCCGCAGGACTGCCGCACGTTCGCCGATGCGCTGGCCCGCTCGCACGTCGCGGGGGTGTGTTTCGGCACCGGTGACGGCCACGACACCGTCCCGGCCGAGCTGCTGTCCCGCTGCCGCGGACACGGCCTGCCGGTACTGGTGGCGCCGCAGGACGTGCCGTTCGAGACGGTCAGCCGCTTCGTCGCCGACTACCGCTTCGGCACCGAGCTCGCCGTCGCGCGTGCCACCAATGCACTTGTGCCGGAGATGATCTCGTCGTTGCGCAGGCGGGAATCGGTGCGCCGGCTGCTGGACCGGGCGGGTGATCTGATGGGCTGTTACTTCATCCTCGACGAGCAGGAGACGCGTCCGCCGGCCGCCGACGACACCGCCGAGGCGACGGTCGCCGTCCCCGACCTGGGCACGCTGGTGTGGATCGGTCGCGGCGCCCGGCCCGACCCGTCGCTGCTGGAGCTGATCGCACGCTTCGTGCAGGCCGCGCAGAGCGAGCACGACATCGAGGCGGCGCTGACGCGCGAGCGGGTCGGCCAGCTGCTCTCGCTCGTCGAACGCCGCATGCTGCTGCCCGACGCACTGCATCAGCTCGTGGGCTGGCCGGAAGCGCCGTCGGCGACGGTGCGGTGCTCGGCCTGGCCCGGCGGCGCCGGCGTCCTGGTGTCCCTGGCGTTCCCCGATGCGCTCGTCGGTGACGCGCCCGACGTGTGCCTGATGCTCACCGCGGCCGGGCCGGTCGACCCCGCCGCCGAGACCCTGTCGCTGCCCTCCGGGCATTCCGCCGAGGTGCCGATCACCGAATTGGGCCCGGCCATCACGCAGGCCCGGATCGCGCTGAGCCTGGCCCACCAACACGGCGGCAGCGTGGGCCCGGATCAGCTCAGCACGCTCGACAGCCTGATCGAGCAGCTGCCCGGCGCGCAGCTGACCCCGTTCGTCGCGCAACTGATCGAGCCGCTCGAGCGGCTCGACCGGGACCGCGGCACGCAGCACGTCCGCACCCTGCGGGCGTTCCTGGCGGCCAACGGGTCGCTCTCGGAGACCGCCCGCGAGCTGTTCCTGCACACCAACACCGTGCGCCACCGGCTCGGCCGGATCCACGAGATCACCGGACGGGATCCGCTGAGCTTCGACGACCAGACGGCGTTCGCGATCGGGCTGCGCGCGCACGACCGGTCCGCAGGCGTCCCGCGCGATCAGGGATAG
- a CDS encoding amino acid permease, with amino-acid sequence MSSSIDSVDSPYALRREFSLWSAFAFAFAFISPIVALYGIFGLALTAAGPSFWWGFLLVFGGQLLVAFVFATLVSRWPLEGSIYQWSRRLMGTGYGWFAGWFYMWTLVIAMATVALGAAGFIANIAGVEAPSGGLRAGIALVILLCGTGINLIGRGALKLFMTASIIAEVLGSIGLGTWLLLFHRNNSLSVLFDGGGAGADTWSYLSGPFLIAVAFIGFSFVGFESAGAIAEEVHEPRRDLPKAVLFSLTFIALVVAYSSLAIILAIPDMAAVTAGSVADPVYDTLTAALGAGIAKPVEVLFVIGFLASFLALQTAGSRVIWAYARDGALPASGVLARLGGTNRMPVAAICVTTVVGGALFALSIVAGDIYSLMVNFTTGGFYLAFLFPLIGFLVVQLRRTWTAPSFSLGRLALPVGAVAVVWAALQMLNISWPRAVYEQRYLDWSVWIGVVVLAVLGAAIFAAVRSRIVAVSVIEDAEIADERADETRRAR; translated from the coding sequence ATGTCGTCATCGATAGACAGCGTCGACTCGCCGTACGCACTGCGCCGCGAATTCTCGCTCTGGTCGGCGTTCGCCTTCGCGTTCGCGTTCATCTCCCCGATCGTCGCCCTGTACGGCATCTTCGGGCTGGCGCTCACCGCGGCGGGCCCGAGTTTCTGGTGGGGCTTCCTGCTGGTGTTCGGCGGGCAGCTGCTGGTCGCGTTCGTGTTCGCCACGCTGGTGTCGCGCTGGCCGCTCGAGGGATCGATCTACCAGTGGTCCCGCCGGTTGATGGGCACCGGGTACGGGTGGTTCGCCGGCTGGTTCTACATGTGGACCCTGGTGATCGCGATGGCCACCGTAGCGCTCGGCGCGGCCGGGTTCATCGCGAACATCGCCGGGGTGGAGGCCCCCTCGGGCGGTCTGCGGGCAGGCATCGCGCTGGTGATCCTGCTGTGCGGCACGGGAATCAACCTGATCGGCCGCGGCGCGCTGAAGCTCTTCATGACGGCGAGCATCATCGCCGAGGTGCTCGGCTCGATCGGCCTGGGCACGTGGCTGCTGCTGTTCCACCGCAACAACTCGCTGTCGGTGCTGTTCGACGGCGGTGGCGCCGGCGCCGACACCTGGTCCTACCTGTCGGGGCCGTTCCTGATCGCCGTCGCGTTCATCGGCTTCTCGTTCGTCGGCTTCGAGAGTGCCGGCGCGATCGCCGAGGAGGTGCACGAGCCCCGCCGCGATCTGCCCAAGGCCGTGCTGTTCTCGCTGACCTTCATCGCGCTGGTCGTCGCGTACTCCAGTCTGGCGATCATCCTGGCCATCCCCGACATGGCCGCGGTGACGGCCGGCTCGGTGGCCGACCCGGTCTACGACACCCTGACCGCGGCGCTCGGCGCGGGCATCGCCAAGCCGGTCGAGGTGCTGTTCGTGATCGGCTTCCTCGCCAGCTTCCTGGCGCTGCAGACCGCGGGATCCCGCGTCATCTGGGCCTACGCCCGCGACGGCGCGCTGCCCGCGTCCGGGGTGCTGGCGCGCCTGGGCGGAACCAACCGGATGCCGGTGGCGGCCATCTGCGTGACGACCGTGGTGGGCGGCGCCCTGTTCGCGTTGTCGATCGTCGCCGGCGACATCTACTCGCTGATGGTCAACTTCACCACCGGCGGCTTCTACCTGGCGTTCCTGTTCCCGCTGATCGGGTTCCTCGTGGTGCAGCTGCGCCGCACCTGGACCGCGCCGTCCTTCTCGCTGGGCCGCCTCGCGCTGCCGGTCGGCGCCGTCGCGGTGGTCTGGGCGGCGTTGCAGATGCTCAACATCTCCTGGCCGCGCGCGGTGTACGAGCAGCGGTACCTGGACTGGTCGGTGTGGATCGGCGTCGTGGTGCTGGCCGTTCTCGGCGCGGCGATCTTCGCGGCCGTGCGCAGTCGCATCGTCGCCGTCAGCGTGATCGAGGACGCCGAGATCGCCGACGAGCGCGCCGACGAGACCCGGCGTGCCCGGTGA
- a CDS encoding SDR family NAD(P)-dependent oxidoreductase, giving the protein MSERPVAVVTGAASGIGAAVVVALQERGFAVAGMDLVDIDTDGVDHAVRADVSDGAAVAAAVDAVRGSLGPVHAAVSVAGHYAMAPVDQIEVTAWRRMLRVHLGGFVNLARACLPDLVAHHGALVAIASELAIGGGEHDAHYAAAKGALLGAVRSLAAEVAPAGVRVNAVAPGPTDTPLLASDSPWRAPDYLDTLPLRRLALPHEVARCVEYLVCDAGFSVGDVVNVNSGAVI; this is encoded by the coding sequence GTGAGTGAGCGCCCGGTGGCGGTCGTGACCGGCGCGGCCAGCGGCATCGGCGCCGCGGTCGTCGTCGCGTTGCAGGAACGCGGATTCGCGGTCGCCGGAATGGATCTCGTCGACATCGACACCGACGGGGTCGACCACGCGGTGCGCGCCGACGTCTCGGACGGTGCGGCGGTCGCTGCGGCGGTCGACGCGGTGCGCGGAAGTCTCGGACCGGTGCACGCGGCGGTCAGCGTCGCCGGTCACTACGCGATGGCGCCCGTCGACCAGATCGAGGTGACGGCGTGGCGGCGGATGCTGCGCGTGCATCTGGGAGGCTTCGTCAACCTCGCGCGGGCCTGCCTGCCGGACCTGGTGGCGCACCACGGCGCGCTGGTCGCCATCGCCAGCGAACTCGCCATCGGCGGGGGAGAGCACGACGCGCACTACGCGGCGGCCAAGGGCGCCCTGCTGGGGGCGGTACGCAGCCTTGCCGCAGAGGTGGCGCCGGCGGGCGTACGGGTCAACGCGGTGGCGCCCGGACCCACCGACACGCCGCTGCTGGCATCCGACTCGCCCTGGCGCGCACCCGATTACCTGGACACGTTGCCGTTGCGCCGGCTCGCGCTGCCGCACGAAGTCGCCCGTTGCGTCGAATATCTGGTGTGTGACGCGGGATTCAGCGTCGGGGACGTGGTCAACGTCAACTCGGGAGCGGTGATATGA
- a CDS encoding SDR family NAD(P)-dependent oxidoreductase — protein sequence MTTSLTDRVALVTGAGQGMGVAHARRLAAAGATVAVNDLRDTRALTELADEIGGFAVPGDVSDPAECGRIADTVARTAGRLDVLVANHAYMTMAPLLEHDDADWWKVVDTNLGGTFFLVQAVLPHMRRQGEGRIVVITSEWGVTGWPEATAYAASKAGLISLVKTLGRELAPERIIVNAVAPGVTDTPQLAVDAAAAGVDLATVHARYAEAIPLGRIGSAAEIAAAVELLADFEVSAVVGQVLSCNGGSTRSRV from the coding sequence ATGACGACGTCGCTGACCGACCGGGTCGCCCTGGTCACCGGCGCGGGTCAAGGCATGGGCGTCGCGCACGCCCGCCGACTGGCCGCCGCGGGTGCCACCGTCGCGGTCAATGACCTGCGCGACACCCGGGCGCTCACCGAATTGGCCGACGAGATCGGCGGATTCGCGGTGCCCGGCGATGTCTCCGATCCGGCCGAATGCGGACGCATCGCCGACACCGTCGCCCGCACCGCCGGCCGGCTGGACGTGCTGGTGGCCAACCACGCATACATGACGATGGCGCCGCTGCTCGAGCACGACGACGCCGACTGGTGGAAGGTCGTCGACACGAACCTCGGCGGCACCTTCTTCCTGGTGCAGGCGGTGCTGCCGCACATGCGACGGCAGGGGGAGGGTCGCATCGTCGTGATCACCAGCGAGTGGGGTGTCACCGGTTGGCCCGAGGCGACCGCCTACGCGGCGTCCAAGGCGGGGCTGATCTCGCTGGTGAAGACGCTCGGCCGCGAACTGGCGCCGGAACGCATCATCGTCAACGCCGTTGCCCCCGGCGTCACCGACACCCCGCAGCTCGCCGTGGATGCCGCCGCCGCAGGCGTGGACCTGGCCACTGTGCACGCCCGGTACGCCGAAGCGATTCCCCTGGGCCGCATCGGATCTGCCGCCGAGATCGCGGCCGCCGTCGAACTGCTCGCCGACTTCGAGGTCTCGGCCGTGGTGGGACAGGTGCTGTCCTGCAACGGCGGATCCACGCGGTCGCGGGTGTGA
- the speB gene encoding agmatinase, which yields MQGSHVRTESGTLGQVDAQQVPRYAGLSTFARLPQRHEVDRYDIAVVGVPFDSGVTYRPGARFGPAAIRQASRLLKPYHPALDATPFTAAQVVDAGDIAANPFDISAAVDQIREGVAALLAEDGQRVVLLGGDHTIALPSLQALHAVHGPLALVHFDAHLDTWDTYFGAPCTHGTPFRRAAEQGLLVKDRSAHVGIRGSLYDRADLLDDAELGFTVVHCRDIDRIGVDGTIERILERVGDHPVYVSIDIDVLDPAFAPGTGTPEIGGMTSRELVAVLRAMRELPIVGADVVEVAPAYDHAEVTAVAAANLAYELITLMAGR from the coding sequence ATGCAGGGATCCCATGTGCGTACCGAGAGCGGCACGCTGGGGCAGGTCGACGCCCAGCAGGTGCCCCGCTACGCGGGGTTGAGCACGTTCGCGCGACTTCCGCAGCGCCACGAGGTCGACCGCTACGACATCGCGGTGGTGGGCGTGCCGTTCGACAGCGGGGTGACCTACCGTCCCGGCGCCCGGTTCGGGCCGGCCGCAATCCGGCAGGCGTCGCGGCTGCTCAAGCCCTATCACCCGGCGCTGGACGCCACGCCGTTCACCGCGGCCCAGGTGGTCGACGCCGGCGACATCGCGGCCAACCCGTTCGACATCTCGGCCGCGGTGGACCAGATCCGCGAGGGGGTGGCGGCGTTGCTCGCCGAGGACGGACAGCGGGTGGTGCTCCTCGGCGGCGACCACACGATCGCGCTGCCGTCGCTGCAGGCCCTGCACGCGGTGCACGGCCCGTTGGCGCTGGTGCACTTCGACGCCCACCTCGACACCTGGGACACCTACTTCGGGGCGCCGTGTACCCACGGCACCCCGTTCCGGCGTGCGGCCGAGCAGGGCCTGCTGGTGAAGGACCGGTCGGCGCACGTCGGGATCCGCGGTTCGCTGTACGACCGCGCCGACCTCCTCGATGACGCCGAACTCGGCTTCACCGTGGTGCACTGCCGCGACATCGACCGCATCGGCGTCGACGGCACCATCGAGCGGATCCTGGAGCGGGTGGGCGACCACCCGGTGTACGTGTCGATCGACATCGACGTCCTCGATCCCGCGTTCGCGCCGGGCACCGGCACCCCGGAGATCGGCGGGATGACCAGCCGCGAGCTGGTCGCCGTGCTGCGCGCGATGCGTGAACTGCCGATCGTCGGCGCCGACGTCGTCGAGGTGGCGCCCGCCTACGATCATGCCGAGGTGACCGCCGTCGCGGCGGCGAACCTCGCCTACGAACTGATCACCCTGATGGCGGGCCGATGA